The following proteins are encoded in a genomic region of Actinomadura sp. NAK00032:
- a CDS encoding cupin domain-containing protein has translation MNPIDLFESALAFHPGGAVRAGEPRMTTDDGGWQLAAFRVRTDADVHADHWEVHPAAEEAVCCLSGGLRIYFRPEEPGGEEEMARLAPGTAVIVPRGRWHRLELDGPSEIMSIGLRRGSRQERRTDAP, from the coding sequence ATGAATCCGATCGATCTGTTCGAGTCCGCCCTCGCGTTCCACCCCGGCGGCGCCGTCCGCGCCGGCGAGCCGCGCATGACCACCGACGACGGCGGCTGGCAGCTCGCGGCCTTCCGCGTGCGCACCGACGCGGACGTGCACGCCGACCACTGGGAGGTGCATCCGGCCGCGGAGGAGGCGGTGTGCTGCCTGTCCGGCGGCCTGCGGATCTACTTCCGCCCCGAGGAGCCGGGCGGCGAGGAGGAGATGGCGCGGCTGGCCCCCGGCACCGCGGTCATCGTGCCGCGCGGGCGCTGGCACCGCCTCGAACTGGACGGACCGAGCGAGATCATGTCCATCGGCCTGCGCCGCGGCTCCCGCCAGGAGCGGCGAACCGACGCGCCCTGA
- a CDS encoding CaiB/BaiF CoA-transferase family protein: MGKGPLSGVRVIELAGIGPGPFAAMLLADLGADVIRVDRASAVRPGEAAGGTDFSNRGKRSIAIDLKSERGREVVLRLVEKSDVLLEGFRPGVTERLGIGPDDCLARNSRLVYGRMTGWGQEGPLAHTAGHDVGYIAVTGALHAIGRAGGPPQVPMNLLGDFAGGSMYLIVGVLSALLESRASGKGQVVDAAIVDGTAHLSTFIHGFLAGGLWEDRRGVNMLDTGAPWYDVYETSDGRHMAVGAIEPQFYAEFIRLLGLDGEDLPHQHDHDGWPVLRDRFAAVFRTRTRDEWTEVFVPSDACVAPVLSMNEAAEHPYNTARDVFPEMAGHRQPAPAPRFSRTPGATDGVPALPGGQTRAVLDDLGFDDADTLLKEGAVVQS; this comes from the coding sequence ATGGGCAAGGGGCCGCTGTCCGGGGTACGGGTGATCGAGCTGGCCGGGATCGGGCCCGGGCCGTTCGCGGCGATGCTGCTGGCCGACCTCGGCGCCGACGTGATCCGGGTGGACCGGGCCTCCGCCGTCCGGCCGGGCGAGGCGGCCGGCGGCACCGACTTCAGCAACCGCGGCAAGCGGTCCATCGCCATCGACCTGAAGAGCGAGCGCGGCCGGGAGGTCGTCCTCCGCCTGGTCGAGAAGTCCGACGTGCTGCTCGAAGGGTTCCGCCCCGGCGTCACCGAGCGCCTCGGCATCGGCCCGGACGACTGCCTCGCCCGCAACTCCAGGCTCGTCTACGGCCGCATGACCGGCTGGGGGCAGGAGGGGCCGCTCGCCCACACCGCCGGCCATGACGTCGGCTACATCGCGGTGACCGGCGCCCTGCACGCCATCGGCCGCGCGGGCGGCCCGCCGCAGGTCCCGATGAACCTGCTCGGCGACTTCGCCGGCGGCAGCATGTACCTGATCGTCGGCGTGCTGTCCGCGCTGCTGGAGTCGCGGGCGAGCGGCAAGGGCCAGGTCGTGGACGCCGCGATCGTGGACGGCACCGCCCACCTGTCCACCTTCATCCACGGCTTCCTCGCGGGCGGCCTCTGGGAGGACCGCCGCGGCGTCAACATGCTCGACACCGGCGCCCCCTGGTACGACGTCTACGAGACCTCCGACGGGCGGCACATGGCCGTCGGCGCCATCGAGCCGCAGTTCTACGCCGAGTTCATCCGGCTGCTCGGCCTCGACGGCGAGGACCTTCCCCACCAGCACGACCACGACGGCTGGCCCGTCCTGCGGGACCGCTTCGCCGCCGTCTTCCGCACCCGCACCCGGGACGAGTGGACGGAGGTCTTCGTCCCCAGCGACGCGTGCGTGGCCCCCGTCCTGTCCATGAACGAGGCCGCCGAGCACCCCTACAACACGGCCCGGGACGTCTTCCCCGAGATGGCCGGGCACCGCCAGCCCGCCCCCGCGCCGCGCTTCTCCCGCACCCCCGGCGCGACCGACGGCGTCCCCGCCCTGCCCGGCGGCCAGACCCGCGCCGTCCTGGACGACCTCGGCTTCGACGACGCCGACACCCTCCTGAAGGAGGGCGCCGTCGTCCAGTCCTGA
- a CDS encoding serine/threonine-protein kinase codes for MTEDVPGYRVLEQVGEGGFSVVYRAHQERLDRTVALKVLSVGAVDAAAMRRFQRECKITGRLSGHPNIVTVLDTGTTRAGRPYIAMEYFEHGALTDRLAAEGPLPVADVLRIGVKTAGALAATHETDVLHRDVKPQNVLLSRYGEPALADFGIARLVDSFDATHTQAFTPNHAAPEVLEGRPPGVGADVYSLGSTLYQLLAGRPAFKGPPGEGIAPLMLRILHEPPPIPRADVPPQVADVLGHAMAKAPEQRFASAVEFARALQRVQAELGLPVTDLAIDGAGAQPSPAPGPPGPPLVPEWAPTAGDPHARSLGRTGPTTPHTGPAGPPPPPLPARPHDGPRRGLIVAAGVALAGGLALGVGALALANRGGDPEKDKQGAAPQPSQTAPQAQSQHGPVTAEDLAALRPRKLTVRQTGRTAVLRWTLPAGARALPLLVQRQPAGSKAVTTAPAGSRSATVPGLRPKATACFKVGAVVRLTQGRAPDVAWSAPACLRPAKGGAAPRG; via the coding sequence ATGACGGAGGACGTCCCGGGCTACCGGGTGCTGGAGCAGGTCGGCGAGGGCGGCTTCAGCGTCGTGTACCGCGCGCACCAGGAGCGCCTCGACCGGACGGTCGCGCTGAAGGTGCTGTCGGTCGGCGCGGTGGACGCCGCGGCCATGCGGCGCTTCCAGCGCGAATGCAAGATCACCGGGCGGCTGTCCGGGCATCCGAACATCGTGACCGTGCTGGACACCGGCACCACCCGCGCCGGCCGGCCCTACATCGCGATGGAGTACTTCGAGCACGGCGCGCTCACCGACCGGCTCGCCGCGGAGGGGCCGCTGCCGGTCGCGGACGTGCTGCGGATCGGGGTGAAGACGGCGGGCGCGCTCGCCGCCACCCACGAGACCGACGTCCTGCACCGGGACGTCAAGCCGCAGAACGTGCTGCTGTCGCGGTACGGGGAGCCGGCGCTCGCCGACTTCGGCATCGCCCGCCTGGTCGACTCCTTCGACGCCACGCACACCCAGGCGTTCACACCGAACCACGCCGCGCCCGAGGTGCTGGAGGGCCGGCCGCCCGGCGTCGGCGCCGACGTCTACTCGCTCGGCTCGACGCTGTACCAGCTGCTCGCGGGGCGGCCGGCGTTCAAGGGCCCGCCCGGCGAGGGCATCGCGCCGCTGATGCTGCGGATCCTGCACGAGCCGCCGCCGATCCCCCGGGCCGACGTCCCGCCGCAGGTCGCGGACGTCCTCGGGCACGCGATGGCGAAGGCGCCCGAGCAGCGCTTCGCGTCCGCCGTGGAGTTCGCGCGGGCGCTCCAGCGCGTGCAGGCCGAACTGGGCCTGCCCGTCACGGACCTGGCCATCGACGGCGCCGGCGCGCAGCCCTCCCCCGCGCCCGGTCCGCCCGGTCCGCCGCTCGTGCCCGAGTGGGCGCCCACGGCGGGCGACCCGCACGCGCGCAGCCTCGGCAGGACGGGCCCGACGACCCCGCACACCGGCCCGGCGGGCCCGCCCCCGCCGCCGCTTCCCGCGCGGCCGCACGACGGGCCGCGCCGCGGGCTGATCGTCGCGGCCGGCGTCGCGCTCGCGGGCGGGCTCGCGCTCGGCGTCGGCGCGCTCGCGCTGGCGAACCGCGGCGGGGATCCGGAGAAGGACAAGCAGGGCGCCGCCCCGCAGCCGTCCCAGACCGCCCCGCAGGCGCAGAGCCAGCACGGGCCGGTGACGGCCGAGGACCTCGCCGCGCTGCGCCCGCGCAAGCTCACCGTCCGGCAGACCGGGCGGACGGCCGTGCTCCGCTGGACGCTGCCGGCCGGCGCGCGGGCCCTGCCGCTGCTCGTCCAGCGGCAGCCCGCCGGGTCGAAGGCGGTGACGACGGCCCCGGCCGGGTCGCGGTCGGCGACCGTGCCGGGCCTGCGGCCGAAGGCGACCGCCTGCTTCAAGGTGGGCGCGGTGGTACGCCTCACCCAGGGCCGGGCGCCGGACGTCGCCTGGTCGGCCCCCGCCTGCCTGCGCCCGGCGAAGGGCGGCGCGGCACCGCGCGGCTGA
- a CDS encoding fibronectin type III domain-containing protein, producing MRVRVFGVDRLTGQIAVGLVGVLVIAAAVYGVGVASAKYRLADVGAWLTARTKGVVVHVNGPAGKVDGKAGVVPQMRGHNIRIVQDGGTVLIIDEDTGVVSRLDPSQLDIGTSRPLGKGIQVLAGAGKAYTVDSVKGVVQEIDPVALTPVGPAATLPPVLGQAGIDARGALWVPVAKDGRVAAFAGGRLRPPVRVGAAGDDLALTMAGGDPVVTDSTAGTATVVRPSGANLTVRLPATVRRAGRGGVLAPAATDGAVVPMLVPGTGSLVTVDTGTGRYSSTRLAMPKHRYRPPQMLGAKVYIPDETAGALLVYDSAEHRFEAPVRVTGRPSKLDVFVRDGMLWANDPSGPHAVVVDAQGARKGVDKYKDRVPGGQKRHAIPLPGDGDAPPPPSRPRPPSRSPEPPGPGEPPSAPSNVSVTPGAGTMRIGFQPSRGEGVIGYVLKDVPSGLAASPSSIRPGAGPFTFTVTGGDCGREYRFRVAVRYRDARGRTREAVSAASDPVRPCVTPGAPTGLTARASTSGTKVSWTPPPGAENLTYRLAYSGPVKGSVTASGTSAVLGDVWTNGTYTFTVTAANDAGTGAPATARIGLTGPAAKYPVERNGNSDAYIRATPDGKNGALVATMHDNNGEMVTVHCQAKGTYYTHPKDSNLAGDKYAKITYSGKTGYVLGYLVNTPGDWKSFAGPTVWKCG from the coding sequence GTGCGTGTACGTGTGTTCGGGGTCGATCGGCTGACGGGGCAGATCGCGGTGGGGCTCGTCGGGGTGCTCGTCATCGCGGCGGCCGTCTACGGGGTGGGCGTCGCCAGCGCCAAGTACCGGCTCGCCGACGTCGGCGCCTGGCTGACCGCCCGCACCAAGGGCGTGGTCGTGCACGTCAACGGCCCGGCGGGCAAGGTCGACGGCAAGGCGGGCGTCGTCCCGCAGATGCGCGGCCACAACATCAGGATCGTGCAGGACGGCGGCACCGTCCTGATCATCGACGAGGACACCGGCGTCGTCAGCCGGCTCGACCCGTCCCAGCTGGACATCGGCACGAGCCGCCCGCTCGGCAAGGGCATCCAGGTCCTCGCCGGGGCCGGGAAGGCGTACACGGTCGACTCGGTCAAGGGCGTCGTCCAGGAGATCGACCCGGTCGCGCTGACCCCGGTCGGTCCGGCGGCGACGCTGCCGCCCGTCCTCGGGCAGGCGGGCATCGACGCGCGGGGCGCGCTCTGGGTGCCGGTCGCGAAGGACGGGCGGGTCGCGGCGTTCGCCGGCGGCCGGCTCCGCCCGCCCGTCCGCGTCGGCGCGGCGGGCGACGACCTCGCGCTCACCATGGCGGGCGGCGACCCGGTCGTCACCGACTCGACCGCCGGCACCGCCACCGTCGTCAGGCCGTCCGGGGCGAACCTCACGGTGCGGCTGCCCGCGACCGTCCGGCGGGCGGGGCGCGGCGGCGTGCTCGCCCCCGCCGCCACCGACGGCGCCGTCGTCCCGATGCTGGTGCCGGGCACCGGGTCGCTCGTCACCGTCGACACCGGCACCGGGCGGTACTCCAGCACCCGGCTCGCGATGCCGAAGCACCGGTACCGGCCGCCGCAGATGCTCGGCGCGAAGGTCTACATCCCGGACGAGACCGCCGGGGCGCTGCTCGTCTACGACTCGGCCGAGCACCGGTTCGAGGCGCCCGTCCGGGTGACGGGGCGGCCGTCCAAGCTCGACGTGTTCGTCCGCGACGGGATGCTGTGGGCGAACGACCCGTCCGGCCCGCACGCCGTCGTGGTCGACGCGCAGGGCGCCCGCAAGGGCGTCGACAAGTACAAGGACCGGGTGCCGGGCGGCCAGAAGCGCCACGCGATCCCGCTGCCCGGCGACGGGGACGCGCCGCCGCCGCCGTCCCGGCCCCGGCCGCCGTCCCGGAGCCCGGAGCCGCCGGGGCCCGGCGAGCCCCCGAGCGCGCCGTCCAACGTCTCCGTGACGCCCGGCGCGGGCACGATGCGGATCGGGTTCCAGCCGTCGCGGGGCGAGGGCGTCATCGGCTACGTGCTGAAGGACGTCCCGTCCGGGCTGGCCGCGAGCCCGTCCTCGATCCGGCCGGGCGCGGGCCCCTTCACCTTCACCGTGACCGGCGGCGACTGCGGGCGCGAGTACCGGTTCCGCGTCGCCGTCCGCTACCGCGACGCCCGCGGCCGGACCCGCGAGGCGGTGTCGGCGGCGAGCGACCCCGTCCGGCCGTGCGTGACGCCGGGCGCGCCGACCGGCCTCACCGCGCGGGCGTCGACGTCCGGGACGAAGGTGTCGTGGACGCCCCCGCCCGGCGCGGAGAACCTCACCTACCGGCTCGCCTACAGCGGCCCGGTGAAGGGCTCGGTCACGGCGTCGGGCACGTCCGCCGTGCTCGGCGACGTGTGGACGAACGGGACCTACACCTTCACCGTCACCGCCGCGAACGACGCCGGCACCGGCGCGCCCGCGACGGCCCGCATCGGGCTGACCGGCCCGGCCGCCAAGTACCCGGTGGAGCGCAACGGCAACTCCGACGCCTACATCCGGGCGACGCCCGACGGGAAGAACGGCGCGCTCGTCGCCACCATGCACGACAACAACGGCGAGATGGTCACCGTCCACTGCCAGGCGAAGGGCACGTACTACACGCACCCCAAGGACTCCAACCTCGCCGGCGACAAGTACGCCAAGATCACCTACAGCGGCAAGACCGGCTACGTCCTCGGCTACCTGGTCAACACGCCCGGAGACTGGAAGAGCTTCGCCGGCCCTACCGTCTGGAAGTGCGGCTAG